TAGCGACAAAGTTTGGTTTTGATTTATCGCAAGGTAATGATGCGGATGGACCAAATGGTCGTGCAATCGGCCTTTCAAGTCGTCCTGAATCAATTCGTAAAGCCGTCGAAGGTTCTCTGCAGCGCCTTGGCACCGATCATATCGATCTTTACTATCAGCATCGTGTTGATCCTGCTGTGCCGATTGAAGACGTAGCGGGAACCCTGGGGGATTTGATTACTGAAGGAAAAGTGATTCACTGGGGGCTTTCTGAGGCATCAGAAGAGACCATACGGCGTGCACATGCAGTACAACCGCTGGCCGCAGTACAAAGTGAGTATTCAATGTGGTATCGGCAGCCTGAAGAGAAAATTTTACCTGCTTTGAGGGAGTTAGGGATTGGTTTCGTACCTTTTAGCCCGTTAGGTAAAGCCATTCTCACCGGACGTTTTGACGCAAAAGCCACCTTTGATGCCAGTGATTTCAGAAGCCAGATTGCGCGCTTCTCTCCGGATAATCTCCGCCAGAATCTGCAGTTGGTCGACTACCTCAAACTGCTGGCTGTTAAAAAAAATAGCCCCCCCGCCCAAATTGCCCTGAGCTGGTTGCTTGCTCAATATGATGGCATTGTTCCGATTCCTGGCACCAAACAGATTGGACGACTTAAAGAGAATCTGGCAAGCACAGACGTTGAATTAACTACAGATGAGCTTGCTGATATACGTAACACGCTGAACAGATTAGATATCGTGGGTGAACGCTATCCTGAATCACAGGAAAAATTAACTCAAAAATAGACATCAAATTTAGTGGGTTAATATTCATGCCTTATTGAAAGGAAGCGCAAGGCAAAAGCGTCAGCCATAACGAGCTCCTCAGAAAACAACAGAAACTATCGCTCAATACATTTTTCGTCTGGAAGCAGCCTTAATTGTTTTGATGGATACAGTGCTGGGTAAGCGATGGGATGGCGGGGCATGTGAAGGCATCTGTTGCCAGCTGTTAGTATGCGTCGGAGAGTGGAGTTATCCGGCAAGGTCTCATGCACTTATTGCAAGTGACAGCTAGGTGGTTGCTGGAAAAGGTGAATCCAGCCTGAAAATAGAAGACTAGGTAAACTGTAACTCAGCTACTGTGGGGGCAAATTTGGGGGCTTTTTTGTCGCATGGATAAATAAATGCTTTTTATTTCAATCTACTGCATAACGATTAAAGTCCCGCCCCGGGCACCATATAAAAGCAGAACTAAATCAATGTGTTATGTTGGTTTAGCAGAGCCACCCAGCGGGTGGCTTTGTGCTTTTAAGGTGCTTTCATAATATCCCTTCATAATATCTTCAGGCTATTACTGCCCCCCAACAACCGGAACTACAGCGATTTTTCGATTGTATCTGGCAGTTTGTTCAACATTCTTATGTCCAGATATAGCCTGCTTGTCGTATATCGTTCCAGTAAGATCAGATATGCCTTTTGCTTTGAGGTCATGGAACGTGAAGTTAAAGTCTATATCCGGGAATTGTTCCTTGGCATCTTGCTTCGCTTTCATCCAACGACTGTTAAAGCCATCCCTTGTATACTTCGAGCCTGATTGTTGGTGCATCACGTAAATAGTACTCGTGCCTTTGTTAAGAGGCAGGGCGCTGGCCAATTTGATGGCGGCTTCAAGTCGAGGACTCCAGCCCTTTATCTGCGCAACGCTGGTTTTGCTTTGCTTGATCAGTATGCCTTCTTCCATGAACTGACTTTTTTTCATTTCCAATACGTCAGCCTGGCGGGCGCAGCAAAGGTAAGCCAATTCCATCGCAATTTGCACTATAGGCGGGGCGATACTAAACAGGGCATTATACTCAGCATTTGTTACGTACCGATCGCGTGCCACTTCTTTAAACTGCTTTACCCCCTTCGATGGATTCCCCTTCACCATGCCTCTTTCATAGCCCCAGCGGTACACACGGGAAATGAATGCCTTCTCCCTGTTAGCCTGGGTTCGACTTTTCACTCCGCGTTTATCCATATATTTGCGAATGTGTTCTGGCTTTATTGAGTCAGGGTGCATTTTCCCAAACACAGAAAGAACTTTTAACGAATATTTTCGATAGTCCTTTTGCGTTTCAACTGACAATTCGAAGAAGTCAGCAGAGCTAAAGAACTTTTCTGCTAATCCTTCGAAAGCATCTTCATTCTTACGATCGTTAATCAGCGCTTCGTATGCCGCCCATACTTGCGACTGGCTGGATTCAAAGCCACATAGGCGGATTGCTCCACCGTTCTTTGGCTTAAATTCAAATGCAGACCTTCCGCGATAAACGCGCGGAGGCATCCAGACATCTTCTTTATTCGACCGATTACGTGCCATTAGTTATCTAAAGCTCCGAAGTTTGGCTCGGGACAGTCAGCCACAATCATTTTCCTGAATGAGAGCGGGTTATTGAAGTGGCCCCATGTTGTTCGTGGGCGACCATCCCGGCGAGTTATAAAGAATATTCCCGCATCGCGAAGGCTTGAGCATTGCTTTGAGGGGATTTTATAACTGTCAACGACGGGTAAAAAGTGATCCATCTACATCTCCACCGACGGTCTAATATTGATCCACCGTTTTACTCAGGATTAGCTTCAGCGATAACCCCGGCTTTTCGTTTTTGTTTCAGTCGATAGCTCTCTCCTTTTATTTGAACAACGTGTGAGTGATGTAAGATTCGGTCCAGCATTGCGGATGTCAGTGCTGCATCCCCGGCGAACGTCTGATCCCACTGTCCGAACGGCAGGTTGGATGTCAGGATCATCGCGCTCTTTTCGTAACGTTTGGCTATAACCTGGAAGAACAGCTTTGCCTCTTCCTGGCTGAACGGCAGATAACCTATTTCATCGATGATGAGCAGCTTCGGTGCCATTACGCCACGGTGGAGCGTTGTTTTATAGCGGCCCTGCCGTTGCGCGGTGGACAACTGAAGCAACAGATCCGCCGCCGTTGTAAAGCGAACCTTGATACCCGCACGTACCGCTTCGTAGCCCATTGCTATTGCCAGATGCGTTTTCCCCACGCCGGATGGCCCCAGCAACACGATGTTTTCGTTGCGTTCAATGAAGCTCAGGGAACGCAGTGACTGGATTTGCTTCTGCGGAGCACCTGTCGCGAAGGTGAAGTCATACTCTTCGAACGTTTTCACCGCCGGGAAGGCCGCCATTCGGGTATACATCGCCTGTTTACGCTGATGACGGGCCAGTTTCTCCTCATGCAGCAGATGCTCCAGGAAGTCCATATAGCTCCATTCCTGGTCCACTGCCTGTTGCGACAGGGCTGGCGCTGCGCTGATAAGACTGTCCAGCTGGAGCTGTTCGGCAAGCACCATCAGCCGTTGATGTTGCAGCCCGACCATCATGCGGCTCCTCTGCAGAACGTATCATAGACAGACAGTGGATGATGCAATGGCTGCCTGTCGAAGGTTACCAGGCTTTCGTCAACCTGCACGTCATACTGTTTTTTCTCAGGCGGCAGGGCCAGCATAGACTGCTGTTCCTCCACCCAGCGATCACAGGGACGAGCCTTGATGGTTTCTGCTTCCGTTGATTGGCCACATCGTAGAGCCATCGCAGGCTATAGCGGTTTGCTGTTTCAACGTCAACGGTGATCCCCATCGGACGCAGGCGCGTCATTAACGGGATGTAGAAGCTGTTGCGGGTGTACTGCACCATTCGCTCCACTTTGCCTTTTGTCTGTGCCCTGAAGGGACGACACAGCCGGGGTTAGAAGCCCATCTCTTTGCCGAACTGCCACAGGGACGGATTGAACCGGTGCTGGCCGGTCTGGTACGCATCACGCTGGAGAACCACCGTTTTCATATTGTCGTACAGCACTTCACGCGGTACACCACCGAAGAGGCTGAACGCATTACGGTGACACTTTTCCAGCGTGTCATAGTTCATATTGTCGGTGAACTCGATGTACAGCATTCTGCTGTACCCCAGAACGGCAACGAACGCATGAAGCGGTGATTTGCCGTTACGCATGGCGCCCCAGTCGACCTGCATCTGCCGTCCGGGCTCTGTTTCGAAGCGAACCACAGGTTCTGGCTCCTGCGGTGTGGACAGTGAGCGTATGAACTCCCTCAGGATAGTCATGCCGCCACGATAGCCCTGCTCCGTGATCTCGCGGGCGATAACCGTCGCAGGAATTTTATAAGGATGGGCATCAGCGATACGCTGACGAATGTAATTCCGGTATTCATCCAGAAGTGAGGTGACGACGGGACGTGGCGTATATTTTGGTATCTCAGACTGCGCCCGCAGATAACGTTTTACGGTGTTACGGGAGATGCCCAGTTCCCTGGCGATCGCCCGACTGCTCAGACCCTGCTTGTGCAGGATTTTAATTTCCATAACTGTCTCAAAAGTGACCATAAGCTCTCCCTGTTCAGGAGAGCAGATTAACCCCTGGATCAGATTTCAGGCGTCGGATATGGATCACTTTCGCACCGTTAGTGACAAAATCAGACAACAACTATAAAGTTTGTGCCTGGCTCTGCCGATATCATCCGATATATTTTCAATCTGGAACAGAAAGCCCATGCTTTTAGATTCAACTTATCATCGACTTACTGCACTCTTCACTGTTATTTTACTGACAGGATGCTCTACCTTGCTGCCCCTGGATTACAGAGATTATGAAGGCAAGGATGCCGCTACAGTTGTCATAAAAAATCCAAAAGGTTTTGTTGGTACTTTCTATCTCTCTATCTATGAAAAGAAAGGTGCGTGCTTTGACAGAGCTGAACGTTACGAACTGGATTCAAATATACTTCCCTCAGAAGGGCGAGTTCTGACAGGGAAAGTTCAGCCAGGACGTCTAATGGCTTTTCAGCGACTCACTACCACAGGATCGTTGGGTGACGGAACACAGGAGTACAACAGAGAGGGATATATAGAATCGAGGTGGGTTTCATTCATCCCGCAACCTGGAAAACACTATTTTCTTGACCCTTACTATGGTGTGAGAGAAATCCCATCTGACTATACCGTAACCGTCTATACGGAACCGGCTAAATTATTTTCTGAATTTAAAACGCCAGTGGAGCCAAACTGGGATGCCACAAACCGTTGTAAGCACCTTATCGGCGGTAGTTAATGTCTGAGGTAGTTTGGTGCCAAGAGCGGAAGTAGCACACGCACCTTCACCGTACAGTAAACAGCGATCCGGAAATTAAGCGATCAGAGTTTGTCAGACACATTGCTGAACAGGTAATTCGTGTTAAATATGTAGGCAAACTGATTAAAAAGTAGCGCAGCCATGGCAGTCCTTTTGTCAGGGTGGGTTTTCCCGATAATACTGACAAGCCTACGACTTCGATGTTCGATTAGAGGTAGTCGAGTTCTGGCACCTATATCAAAACGTACAGATTGAATGTTACCTTAGCCCCTTTAAAACATACCTAACGTAATTAACTGTAATCTGAAGTGATATTATTCGGTAAGCGTCAGCTCAGCACCGTCTGGTTTACTTCGTCAGGCTCTGTAGTTTAGGCGTCCACTTATTTTTTTGCAGGTGGACACCTCCGTGAGTACTGAAGAACGACGTTCCCGTCAGCATTATTCCCCTGAACTGAAGCTTAAACTGGTCAAAATGGCACTGAAAGCCAGCGAAGAAGGCAGAAGTGTGGCCGGACTTGCACGTGAATACGGCATTAATGACAATCTGCTCTTTAAATGGATGCGCCTCTGGCAGAGCGAAGGTCGGATATCGCGGCCGCGACGCAAGTACCGGAAAGCTGCATCTCCCGCTCTTTTGCCCGTACAGATAACCCCGCAGCCGCGGGTCTCACCACCCATTATCCCGACAGCCGGGGTGTAGTGGCACAGTAAATTTGGCCACCTGATTAAAGGTGATATTCTCACCCTAACCATTAAACAGGTGACAGAATGACAACGAAAATAAAGCGGACTTTCTCTGCGGAATTTAAACTTGAATGCGCTCAGCTCATCGTCGATCAGGGCTATACATACCGTGCAGCAAGTGAAGCAATGATTGTCAGCTCATCTGCTCTCGAATCATGGGCAAAACAACTTCGGCAGGAGCGTGAAGGCCTCACACCAAAAGCCTCACCGCTCACCGCTGAGCAGCAGCGTATTCGTGAGCTGGAAAAACAAGTCCGTCTCCTGGAGGAACATAATACTATATTAAAAAAGGCTACCGCTCTCTTGATGTCAGACTCCCTGAACAGTTCTCGCTAGTTGAAAAACTCAGGAAAAGTCATACCGTTAGCCGCCTCTGTGACGTGTTCGAAATACACCGCAGTAGTTACAAATACTGGGCAAAAAAACGGCATATCATCAACCCGGAGCGGGTCAGACTTTATAGCGAAGTTCGTCGTGTTCACCGCCTCAGCAACGGTTCTGCCGGAGCCAGAACACTCGCGGGCATCATCACCCTCGGGGGGCTGCCATTAAGCCGTTATCGGGCCAGCAGGATAATGAAAATACTGGGGCTGAGCAGTTGTCAGCCGGGGAAACACGCATACAGGAAAGTCGCTCAGGAACATATAAACCTGCCAAATACGCTGGCCCGTCAGTTTACCGTAACGGAGCCTGATCAGGTCTGGTGCGGCGACATCACTTATATCTGGACAAGTCAGAACTGGCGCTATCTGGCAGTTGTGATGGATCTGTTTGCCCGTAAACCTGTTGGCTGGGTAATGTCAGCGGTTGCGGATACGGGCCTGGTCATCAAAGCACTGGAAATGGCCTGGGAAAGCCGGAATAAGCCAGCCGGAGTGATGTTCCATTCGGATCAGGGAAGCCAATATACAAGCCTGAAGTTCCGGCAGCTGCTGTGGAAAAGGCAGATAAAGCAAAGCGTCAGCCGGAAAGGAAACTGCTGGGATACTCATTCTAATATACTTTCAAATACCGGAAGGTGGATACAGCGATCCAATGACAGCACAACGCGAAGTCAGTCGATATATAACGGGTTACTACAACGTATTCAGGCCTCATCAGTACAATGGCGGGCTGACGCCTGATGAGTCAGAGAGAAGATACTGGATAACACATAAAACCGTGGCCAGTTTTACTTGACCACTACAGAACCAAGACCATGAGCACTATGGAAAAAATCCCTTTCATTACACGCACCCTTTTATAATCAGATCCGTGATTTTTAACTGCCCGGACATGTAAAATATTCCCGGCCCGGTTTAAAAAAAGAGCCGCAGAGCTGCGGCCATCAGATTCAGAAAAGCCCAGTTACAGGGATATCAGGCTCCGCAAATACTGAAATGAAAAAATATTAATATGACTCTCGGAAATACGGGAAAA
This is a stretch of genomic DNA from Winslowiella toletana. It encodes these proteins:
- the istB gene encoding IS21-like element ISSen3 family helper ATPase IstB is translated as MMVGLQHQRLMVLAEQLQLDSLISAAPALSQQAVDQEWSYMDFLEHLLHEEKLARHQRKQAMYTRMAAFPAVKTFEEYDFTFATGAPQKQIQSLRSLSFIERNENIVLLGPSGVGKTHLAIAMGYEAVRAGIKVRFTTAADLLLQLSTAQRQGRYKTTLHRGVMAPKLLIIDEIGYLPFSQEEAKLFFQVIAKRYEKSAMILTSNLPFGQWDQTFAGDAALTSAMLDRILHHSHVVQIKGESYRLKQKRKAGVIAEANPE
- a CDS encoding aldo/keto reductase, which codes for MNTRYLGNARLKVSALGLGCMGFTQSYPPYISDDEAIKVIRLAFEMGVTLFDTAEVYGPCTNELLLGKALAPFRDDVVIATKFGFDLSQGNDADGPNGRAIGLSSRPESIRKAVEGSLQRLGTDHIDLYYQHRVDPAVPIEDVAGTLGDLITEGKVIHWGLSEASEETIRRAHAVQPLAAVQSEYSMWYRQPEEKILPALRELGIGFVPFSPLGKAILTGRFDAKATFDASDFRSQIARFSPDNLRQNLQLVDYLKLLAVKKNSPPAQIALSWLLAQYDGIVPIPGTKQIGRLKENLASTDVELTTDELADIRNTLNRLDIVGERYPESQEKLTQK
- a CDS encoding transposase yields the protein MSTEERRSRQHYSPELKLKLVKMALKASEEGRSVAGLAREYGINDNLLFKWMRLWQSEGRISRPRRKYRKAASPALLPVQITPQPRVSPPIIPTAGV
- a CDS encoding tyrosine-type recombinase/integrase → MARNRSNKEDVWMPPRVYRGRSAFEFKPKNGGAIRLCGFESSQSQVWAAYEALINDRKNEDAFEGLAEKFFSSADFFELSVETQKDYRKYSLKVLSVFGKMHPDSIKPEHIRKYMDKRGVKSRTQANREKAFISRVYRWGYERGMVKGNPSKGVKQFKEVARDRYVTNAEYNALFSIAPPIVQIAMELAYLCCARQADVLEMKKSQFMEEGILIKQSKTSVAQIKGWSPRLEAAIKLASALPLNKGTSTIYVMHQQSGSKYTRDGFNSRWMKAKQDAKEQFPDIDFNFTFHDLKAKGISDLTGTIYDKQAISGHKNVEQTARYNRKIAVVPVVGGQ
- a CDS encoding DUF4224 domain-containing protein, which encodes MDHFLPVVDSYKIPSKQCSSLRDAGIFFITRRDGRPRTTWGHFNNPLSFRKMIVADCPEPNFGALDN